A window of Streptomyces sp. NBC_01241 genomic DNA:
CCCGTGAGAAGGAGCGCCACCCCGGCATCTCGTACACCTACGGCCGCCCGCTCGGCCCGCATCCGGCGCTGCTGAAGGTGCTGGAGCGCCGGGTGGACGAGGTGCTGGGCGACACCGACCGGTCCGAGGTGACGGTGCTGCTGGTGGGGCGGGGTTCGACCGACCCGGACGCCAACGCCGAGGTGCACAAGGCGGCGCGGCTGTTCTGGGAGGGCCGGGGCTACGCGGGCGTGGAGACGGCATTCGTGTCGCTGGCGGCGCCCGACGTACCGTCCGGTCTCGACCGTTGCGTGAAGCTGGGTGCCGGGCGCATAGTCGTTCTGCCGTATTTCCTCTTCACCGGCATCCTGCCGGACCGGGTGCGTCATCAGACCGCTGAGTGGGCCGCCGCCCATCCGGAGCTCGATGTCCGCCCGGCCGAGGTCATCGGTGGTGCCGAGGAACTGTTCGACCTGGTCATGGAGCGCTACCGGGAGGCCGTCGAGGGCGATCTGCGGATGAACTGCGACTCTTGCGTGTACCGAATCGCGCTGCCGGGCTTCGAGGACAAGGTGGGGCTGCCGCAGCAG
This region includes:
- a CDS encoding sirohydrochlorin chelatase; the encoded protein is MTTPATPATQPALLIAGHGTRDAGGAAAFRDFVAELGERHPELPVAGGFIELSPPPLGDAVTELVGRGVRRFAAVPLMLVSAGHAKGDIPAALTREKERHPGISYTYGRPLGPHPALLKVLERRVDEVLGDTDRSEVTVLLVGRGSTDPDANAEVHKAARLFWEGRGYAGVETAFVSLAAPDVPSGLDRCVKLGAGRIVVLPYFLFTGILPDRVRHQTAEWAAAHPELDVRPAEVIGGAEELFDLVMERYREAVEGDLRMNCDSCVYRIALPGFEDKVGLPQQPHFHPDDDGHHHHHPHGGHAHSH